A genome region from Musa acuminata AAA Group cultivar baxijiao chromosome BXJ3-5, Cavendish_Baxijiao_AAA, whole genome shotgun sequence includes the following:
- the LOC103998340 gene encoding uncharacterized protein LOC103998340 — MLSGDKGGVSGATVRRWSLFKLVSFTLAIALLLWTMDALSVTATTSSLIAVTLSSLNVLSPPPTTAPARSAPNTRAVPRLRSWISVPATPNFTSTLVSWWLAPGGEPCGDSRTADIAVPDLDGGRTAELSCGQIHEFVLSALDDGGRPRCLGGDYFETDLSGPTWKSRPPVVDHGNGSYSLRLQVHPDFAGEYNLTVVLLFRSFEGLKLSPERFKFRRELRRFPIRFHRSNGTLPPLRLCHGVADLSKEVWSGRWTRHARNDSCGVDDEGRYRCLDPRTACPKPWCDGPLAALESNGWVYSAHCAFRIFTQDVAWKCLRNRWLFFWGDSNHVDTIRNMLNFVLGRPDVDSVPRRFDRKFTNPVNHSESVRITSIFNGHWNETSNYLGLHSLRNQGFRELLWEFFKGPTAPDVMVFNSGLHDGYHWRSIRAFADGAEYAARFWEEIVMRRRVRGNATDATPSALPRIFYRTTIATGGYARDLGYNPSKMEAFNGIFLEKLKDKGLITGGVIDEFDMTFPWHYDNRCNDGVHYGRKPAKMQWRDGEVGHQYFVDLMLVHVLLTAICNVG, encoded by the coding sequence ATGTTGTCTGGGGATAAAGGTGGTGTTAGTGGTGCCACCGTTCGCCGGTGGTCGCTGTTCAAGCTCGTCTCTTTCACCCTCGCCATCGCCCTCCTGCTCTGGACGATGGATGCCCTGTCCGTCaccgccaccacctcctccttgaTCGCCGTCACCCTTTCATCTTTGAACGTGCTGTCACCTCCTCCGACAACCGCGCCAGCCCGCTCTGCCCCGAATACCCGCGCTGTTCCGCGTCTCCGCAGCTGGATCTCGGTCCCTGCGACCCCCAACTTCACCTCGACCCTCGTGTCCTGGTGGTTGGCCCCCGGCGGGGAGCCCTGCGGAGATTCACGCACCGCCGACATCGCTGTTCCCGACCTCGACGGCGGTCGCACCGCGGAGCTCTCCTGCGGGCAGATCCACGAGTTTGTGCTCTCGGCGCTGGATGATGGCGGCCGGCCGCGCTGCCTTGGCGGGGACTACTTCGAGACCGACCTGTCCGGTCCCACTTGGAAATCACGCCCGCCTGTGGTCGACCACGGCAACGGTTCCTACTCCCTCAGACTCCAGGTCCATCCCGACTTCGCCGGCGAGTACAATCTCACCGTCGTCCTCCTTTTCCGCAGCTTTGAGGGGCTCAAACTCTCTCCGGAGCGGTTCAAGTTCCGCCGAGAGCTGAGGAGGTTTCCCATCAGATTCCACCGCAGCAACGGGACGCTGCCGCCGCTGCGTCTCTGCCATGGCGTTGCCGACCTATCGAAGGAGGTTTGGTCCGGCCGTTGGACGCGGCACGCCAGGAACGACAGCTGCGGCGTCGACGATGAGGGGCGGTACCGCTGCCTCGACCCGCGCACGGCGTGCCCGAAGCCGTGGTGCGACGGCCCACTGGCCGCGCTCGAAAGCAACGGCTGGGTCTACTCCGCCCATTGCGCCTTCAGGATCTTCACCCAGGACGTGGCCTGGAAATGCCTGCGCAACCGGTGGCTCTTCTTCTGGGGCGACTCCAATCACGTCGACACCATCCGCAACATGCTCAATTTCGTGCTGGGACGGCCGGACGTCGACTCCGTCCCTCGTCGCTTCGACAGGAAGTTCACGAACCCGGTGAACCACTCGGAATCTGTGCGGATCACCAGCATCTTCAATGGGCATTGGAACGAGACGTCAAATTACCTGGGCTTGCACTCCCTTCGGAACCAGGGATTCAGGGAACTGTTGTGGGAGTTCTTCAAGGGGCCAACGGCTCCGGACGTGATGGTCTTCAACTCCGGGTTGCACGACGGCTACCACTGGAGGAGCATCCGTGCCTTCGCAGACGGGGCGGAGTACGCGGCTAGGTTCTGGGAGGAAATAGTAATGCGGCGGCGAGTGAGGGGTAATGCCACTGACGCGACGCCGTCGGCCCTGCCCAGGATATTCTACCGGACGACCATTGCAACGGGAGGCTACGCCAGGGACTTGGGCTACAACCCCAGCAAGATGGAGGCCTTCAATGGCATCTTCCTGGAGAAGCTCAAGGATAAAGGGCTGATCACGGGAGGGGTGATCGACGAGTTCGACATGACTTTCCCCTGGCACTACGACAATCGATGCAACGACGGCGTGCATTACGGCCGCAAGCCGGCGAAGATGCAGTGGCGGGACGGGGAGGTGGGGCACCAATATTTTGTGGACTTGATGCTGGTCCATGTCCTCCTCACCGCAATATGCAACGTGGGGTAG